The Cohnella abietis genome has a segment encoding these proteins:
- a CDS encoding stalk domain-containing protein: MPPQQSHSSRSKQKSFSSQTTLIPSQKPNQSRYKSVRFRIIVPILAGVLVFTAPLNLFTSFSPLTSISHVSAATAPAAVTYKLVKQSETMVTSGARQVNYNWVPSNATKATEVLHVLEIDLTNPYVQLNAMGGPQGSVTAKQSVGAMSKETGAVAGINGDVFRTGITTEAVPMGAQITSGQLLVSSEQLKGMYTFGVTQDRKPVIDNFSFSGMVTAADGTTFKLTGLNKSAYRTEPDRAYSHVDTLYMYTSAWTAPERPIASSTIPSEALIVDGNVTEVSIGTPIKTAIPANGYILRGSGNKTATDFIKSHLIIGDKVTTEYSLQSNNSGQSYDQSSFQMMVSGHTLLLDNGVAAAFSRDIDGVSGSANRARTAVGYSKDGSTVYLVTVEENGGRKGVTLKVLQQMLLQLGAWKAVNLDGGGSTTMVSRPLGEFQVGLTHPTSYGTTQRQVANGIGVYTIAPQGTIKGIVASGSKTLFIGQQSNFSLKAYDNYFNPIDPSGLTPTWSIDKPLGAFTEGTFLASKSGTAKLSVNAGSASDTIPIEVIGEAQISKLIVEPSTTLLKPGMTINAPVKVQLTDGRQLSLPASSVAWEFYGFTGSSSNGKITIDKVNSNITAGYAVARYDGFGTVAALASGTEKPLEDFEKVSYKVGFTATPKETVGNTSITTGVQGRESSNVLLMDYDFTVGAGKRYANAVLNDGKGITVTGTPSALTLDVLGDQSYNWLRAEFTDVNGKTVYATIADKIDWMGWKNIRVDLAAAGLKGPAQLTKLYIVNAEEDQDERALQGQLAFDNLALQYPPSGIKVTNSTIVMTVGSKQAKVDGKKVTLPGAPFMQQGTNTNFLPLKFVADSLGAQVLWDNKSKRVTILRGDTMLELWVGSNKMTVNGVRQTLTVTPTIVNGSVYVPVRVISEQLGQKVDWVSKTKTITIH; encoded by the coding sequence ATGCCACCACAACAATCTCACTCATCCCGTAGTAAGCAGAAATCATTTTCATCTCAAACTACCCTAATTCCGTCTCAAAAACCGAATCAATCTAGATATAAAAGTGTACGATTCCGCATTATTGTTCCCATTCTTGCGGGGGTATTGGTGTTCACCGCACCATTAAACCTATTCACCTCTTTCTCACCATTAACCTCAATCTCGCACGTCTCTGCTGCTACAGCCCCTGCTGCTGTTACATACAAGCTAGTAAAGCAATCCGAAACTATGGTTACGTCTGGAGCCCGTCAGGTAAACTATAACTGGGTACCTTCCAACGCGACCAAAGCAACGGAGGTTCTTCATGTATTAGAAATTGATCTAACAAATCCCTACGTACAGCTAAACGCGATGGGCGGACCCCAAGGCAGCGTTACGGCCAAACAATCCGTCGGAGCAATGTCTAAAGAAACCGGAGCTGTTGCCGGTATTAATGGAGATGTTTTCAGAACAGGAATTACGACAGAAGCCGTTCCGATGGGAGCACAGATTACTTCCGGCCAGCTTCTAGTAAGCAGCGAGCAATTGAAGGGAATGTATACCTTCGGAGTGACCCAAGACCGTAAACCGGTTATCGACAATTTTAGCTTCTCTGGAATGGTTACAGCAGCAGACGGAACAACGTTTAAACTAACAGGATTAAATAAGTCTGCCTATCGCACAGAACCTGATAGAGCGTATAGCCATGTCGATACCCTATATATGTATACTAGTGCTTGGACAGCGCCTGAGAGGCCAATTGCTAGTAGTACAATTCCTAGTGAGGCTTTAATAGTGGATGGTAATGTAACCGAAGTTTCAATTGGTACGCCGATTAAGACGGCAATTCCTGCGAATGGCTATATATTACGTGGAAGTGGTAATAAGACAGCAACAGATTTCATCAAGTCGCATCTTATTATTGGTGACAAAGTTACTACGGAATACTCGCTCCAATCAAATAATAGTGGTCAATCCTATGATCAATCTAGCTTTCAGATGATGGTAAGCGGACATACGCTTTTGCTAGATAATGGTGTTGCAGCGGCCTTCTCAAGGGATATTGATGGTGTCAGTGGTAGTGCCAATAGAGCCCGTACAGCTGTCGGATATTCTAAGGATGGATCCACGGTGTATTTGGTTACCGTTGAGGAGAATGGGGGACGTAAAGGTGTAACTCTCAAGGTACTGCAGCAGATGCTTCTCCAGTTAGGAGCTTGGAAAGCAGTAAATCTTGATGGTGGCGGCTCAACGACGATGGTTTCCCGTCCACTAGGTGAGTTTCAAGTTGGGCTAACGCACCCTACGTCATATGGAACGACTCAACGTCAGGTAGCCAATGGGATTGGTGTCTACACCATTGCCCCACAAGGCACGATTAAGGGGATAGTAGCGAGTGGATCCAAAACTTTGTTCATAGGCCAACAATCTAATTTCTCGTTGAAAGCCTACGATAACTATTTCAATCCGATTGATCCGAGTGGCTTAACACCGACATGGAGCATCGACAAGCCGTTGGGGGCTTTCACAGAGGGCACTTTCCTCGCGTCTAAATCCGGAACAGCAAAGCTCAGCGTTAATGCGGGCAGTGCATCAGATACTATTCCAATTGAGGTAATTGGAGAGGCTCAGATATCGAAGCTTATCGTAGAGCCGAGCACAACATTGCTAAAGCCAGGGATGACCATTAATGCTCCGGTTAAGGTTCAGTTAACGGACGGGCGTCAATTGTCACTACCAGCATCTTCAGTAGCTTGGGAATTCTATGGATTTACGGGGAGCTCTAGCAATGGGAAAATAACGATAGATAAAGTTAATAGTAACATTACTGCCGGGTATGCTGTAGCCAGATATGATGGCTTCGGTACTGTAGCTGCGCTCGCTTCAGGAACTGAGAAACCGCTTGAGGACTTTGAGAAGGTTTCTTATAAGGTTGGATTTACCGCAACACCGAAGGAAACGGTAGGAAATACATCCATTACAACGGGAGTTCAGGGACGTGAATCTTCCAATGTTCTATTAATGGATTATGACTTCACTGTAGGCGCTGGCAAACGATATGCTAATGCTGTTCTTAATGATGGCAAAGGGATTACCGTAACGGGAACGCCAAGCGCACTTACTCTCGATGTACTAGGTGATCAGAGCTATAACTGGTTGAGGGCGGAGTTTACAGATGTGAACGGTAAAACGGTATACGCCACGATAGCCGATAAGATTGACTGGATGGGATGGAAGAATATCCGTGTAGACTTAGCTGCAGCAGGATTAAAGGGTCCGGCACAGCTGACAAAGCTTTATATTGTTAATGCGGAGGAGGACCAAGACGAACGTGCGTTACAGGGCCAACTCGCTTTTGATAATCTCGCCTTGCAATATCCGCCATCAGGGATTAAAGTTACTAATTCGACTATCGTTATGACGGTTGGCAGTAAACAAGCGAAGGTTGACGGGAAGAAGGTTACACTGCCAGGGGCTCCTTTCATGCAGCAAGGCACGAACACGAATTTCCTTCCACTTAAGTTTGTTGCGGATTCGCTTGGAGCTCAGGTTCTCTGGGATAATAAATCTAAGAGAGTTACGATTCTAAGAGGCGACACCATGCTTGAATTGTGGGTAGGTAGTAATAAAATGACGGTTAATGGCGTGCGTCAAACACTTACCGTCACACCTACCATTGTTAATGGTAGTGTCTATGTACCTGTTCGCGTCATATCAGAGCAGCTCGGTCAGAAGGTAGACTGGGTAAGCAAAACAAAAACCATTACAATTCATTAA
- a CDS encoding response regulator: MENKNAVRKIKVLLADDHQLFREGLKRILNMENDLEVIGECGDGIQVLEFCNHEKPDVVLLDINMPTENGVVATERLRDIFPEIKVIILSIHDDESYVFETLRKGATGYLLKDMEAEALINAIRTVAEGHAYIHPKVTGKLINQLRRMTYLDEIGATSGAAASRETVTKFIPRGNNPLTRREAEVLRLMAEGKSNKTIGENLFISEKTVKNHVSSILQKMEVDDRTQAVITSIKYGWVTL, encoded by the coding sequence ATGGAGAATAAAAATGCGGTTCGTAAAATTAAAGTACTCCTTGCCGACGATCATCAGCTGTTCCGCGAAGGGCTGAAACGAATTTTGAACATGGAGAACGATCTAGAAGTCATTGGCGAGTGTGGCGACGGCATACAGGTGTTGGAGTTCTGTAATCATGAGAAACCAGACGTCGTGTTGCTGGACATTAACATGCCTACGGAAAATGGTGTTGTAGCAACAGAGCGACTTCGCGATATTTTTCCGGAAATTAAAGTTATTATTCTATCAATACACGATGACGAGAGCTATGTGTTCGAAACCCTTCGCAAGGGCGCGACGGGTTATCTGCTGAAGGACATGGAAGCCGAGGCACTTATCAATGCTATTCGCACAGTTGCGGAAGGGCATGCTTACATCCATCCTAAGGTGACAGGAAAATTAATCAATCAGCTTCGCAGGATGACTTATCTGGACGAAATTGGTGCAACATCGGGTGCTGCGGCTAGTCGTGAGACGGTTACGAAATTCATACCGCGTGGCAACAATCCGCTTACTCGTCGGGAAGCTGAGGTGCTGCGATTAATGGCTGAAGGTAAGAGTAACAAGACTATTGGAGAAAACCTCTTCATTAGCGAAAAAACAGTCAAAAATCACGTTAGTAGCATTCTGCAGAAGATGGAAGTTGACGACCGCACACAAGCCGTTATCACCTCTATCAAATACGGCTGGGTAACACTCTAG
- a CDS encoding MmcQ/YjbR family DNA-binding protein, with translation MNHAKIMEAGLEWVGSSLHYPFDPNLPVLFVGSKMFALLGRTGEHESVNLKVEPEEAWLLRQQYPGSVLPGYHMNKKHWNTVVFDGGVPDSEVHAMLEHSYQLVWNKLTKRERAELK, from the coding sequence ATGAACCATGCAAAGATAATGGAGGCAGGATTGGAATGGGTAGGTTCAAGTTTGCATTACCCCTTCGATCCTAATTTACCGGTGTTGTTCGTAGGAAGTAAAATGTTTGCCTTGCTAGGCAGAACAGGTGAGCACGAAAGTGTTAATCTGAAGGTAGAGCCGGAAGAAGCATGGCTACTGCGGCAACAATATCCCGGCTCTGTCCTACCGGGCTATCATATGAACAAGAAGCACTGGAATACAGTAGTGTTTGATGGTGGTGTGCCTGATAGTGAGGTGCATGCTATGCTCGAGCATTCCTATCAGCTCGTATGGAATAAGCTGACTAAGCGTGAACGTGCAGAGCTTAAATAA
- a CDS encoding sensor histidine kinase — MDYHVDQIDRVIQNAISVMEDSKVQVFEICEVARRELLALTLELEKVLRETSDTIDKVDLLERDYRLARIRLTEVSRDFVRFSEHDIKSAYEKATQFQLDLMVYREKESYLKTRRDDLQHRVKNVEISIERADTINLQMSVVLDYLSGDLNQITRILESAKNRQLIGLKIILAQEDERKRVAREIHDGPAQSLANLVLRTEIAERLLDTKDMELVKNELIDLKLQIRIGLEDIRKIIFNLRPMALDDLGLVPTLRKFVQDFEEKTRIRAVFETIGKEKRLPSAMEAAMFRLVQEGYNNALKHAQPTFVSLEMTFNEETVYLTIEDNGVGFHLDVVESRAKTHSHFGLIGMKERVELLQGKMDIESIIGQGTKIKINVPIKSESGKELIAHGE; from the coding sequence ATGGATTATCATGTAGACCAAATAGATCGTGTAATCCAGAATGCCATCTCTGTTATGGAAGATAGTAAGGTTCAGGTTTTTGAAATTTGCGAGGTTGCCCGTCGTGAGCTTCTTGCCTTAACTCTTGAGCTGGAGAAGGTACTGCGAGAAACGTCGGATACTATTGATAAAGTAGATCTGTTGGAGCGGGATTATCGGCTTGCGAGAATACGGTTAACTGAGGTTAGCCGTGATTTCGTTCGTTTCTCCGAGCATGATATTAAGTCAGCCTATGAGAAGGCGACTCAATTTCAGCTGGACCTGATGGTTTATCGGGAGAAGGAGAGCTACCTGAAAACACGTCGTGACGATCTGCAGCACCGAGTAAAAAATGTGGAGATTTCCATTGAGCGAGCGGATACGATCAACCTTCAGATGAGTGTCGTGCTTGACTATCTTTCTGGTGACTTGAATCAGATAACACGGATTCTAGAATCGGCGAAAAACCGTCAGCTAATTGGACTTAAAATCATTCTGGCACAGGAAGACGAGCGTAAGCGAGTTGCTCGGGAAATCCATGATGGCCCAGCCCAGTCCTTGGCTAATCTAGTGCTACGCACGGAGATTGCGGAGCGGCTGTTAGATACGAAAGACATGGAGCTTGTTAAAAACGAGCTGATCGATTTGAAATTGCAAATTCGTATTGGGCTGGAGGATATTCGCAAAATTATTTTTAACCTCCGACCGATGGCATTGGACGATTTGGGATTGGTTCCGACTTTGCGGAAGTTTGTGCAGGATTTTGAGGAGAAGACTCGCATCAGGGCTGTTTTTGAGACTATAGGTAAGGAAAAGCGTCTACCTAGTGCAATGGAAGCGGCTATGTTCAGACTCGTTCAAGAAGGCTATAACAACGCGTTAAAACATGCTCAGCCTACTTTTGTATCTCTGGAAATGACCTTTAATGAAGAAACCGTATATCTAACTATAGAGGATAATGGAGTCGGCTTTCATCTGGATGTAGTGGAGTCCCGCGCGAAAACCCATTCGCATTTTGGTCTGATTGGGATGAAGGAGCGAGTTGAGCTACTGCAGGGGAAAATGGACATAGAATCAATCATTGGGCAAGGCACCAAAATAAAGATCAATGTTCCCATTAAATCTGAATCAGGAAAGGAGTTAATCGCACATGGAGAATAA